The following proteins are co-located in the Haloplanus sp. HW8-1 genome:
- a CDS encoding acyl-CoA dehydrogenase family protein, producing MLDYVDLEADLDQEERLIRDTAREFVDEEVRPDIGEHFLEGTFPTDLIPEMGEMGFYGSNLDGYGLPNVSERAYGLLMQELEAGDSGIRSMASVQGALVMYPIHAFGTEAQKERWLPDLGTGEAVGCFGLTEPEHGSDPSSMATTAERDGDGYRLSGSKTWITNAPIADVAVVWARDRSAEGSPVRGFLVETDRDGVTTPAIHEKLSLRASITGEISLSNAWVPEEAVLDVEGMKGPLSCLTQARFGIAWGAVGAARNCFETAREYATDREQFGRPVGGFQLQQEKLAEMATQITTAQLLAHRLTDLKARGDLRPQQVSMAKRNNVRMAREQSRVAREMLGGNGITADYPPMRHLANMETVYTYEGTHDIHSLILGEDLTGLSAFS from the coding sequence ATGCTCGATTACGTCGACCTGGAAGCCGACCTCGATCAGGAGGAGCGCCTGATCCGTGACACCGCCCGCGAGTTCGTCGACGAGGAAGTCCGCCCGGACATCGGCGAGCACTTTCTGGAGGGGACCTTTCCGACCGACCTCATCCCCGAGATGGGGGAGATGGGATTCTACGGCTCGAACCTCGACGGCTACGGCCTGCCGAACGTGAGCGAGCGGGCCTACGGCCTCCTGATGCAGGAACTGGAGGCCGGCGACTCCGGTATCCGCTCGATGGCGAGCGTCCAGGGGGCGCTGGTGATGTACCCCATCCACGCCTTCGGGACCGAGGCACAGAAAGAGCGGTGGCTCCCCGACCTGGGGACCGGCGAGGCGGTGGGGTGTTTCGGCCTGACGGAGCCCGAGCACGGCTCCGACCCGTCGTCGATGGCGACGACGGCCGAGCGCGACGGCGACGGCTACCGGCTCTCGGGATCGAAGACGTGGATCACGAACGCGCCCATCGCCGACGTGGCGGTGGTGTGGGCGCGGGATCGGAGCGCCGAGGGGTCGCCGGTCCGGGGGTTCCTCGTGGAAACCGATCGCGACGGCGTGACGACGCCGGCGATCCACGAGAAGCTCTCCCTGCGGGCGTCGATCACCGGCGAGATCAGCCTCTCGAACGCGTGGGTGCCCGAGGAGGCCGTCCTCGACGTCGAGGGGATGAAGGGGCCGCTCTCCTGTCTCACGCAGGCGCGATTCGGCATCGCGTGGGGGGCGGTCGGCGCCGCTCGGAACTGTTTCGAGACGGCCCGTGAGTACGCCACGGACCGCGAACAGTTCGGCCGCCCGGTCGGTGGCTTCCAGTTACAACAGGAGAAGCTCGCGGAGATGGCGACGCAGATCACGACCGCCCAGTTGCTCGCTCACCGTCTCACGGACCTGAAAGCGCGGGGTGACCTCCGGCCCCAGCAGGTGTCGATGGCCAAGCGCAACAACGTCCGGATGGCCCGCGAGCAGTCCCGCGTCGCCCGGGAGATGCTCGGCGGCAACGGTATCACCGCCGACTACCCGCCGATGCGCCACCTCGCGAACATGGAGACGGTGTACACCTACGAGGGAACCCACGACATCCACTCGCTGATCCTCGGCGAGGACCTGACGGGGCTGTCGGCGTTCTCGTAG
- a CDS encoding tRNA (guanine(26)-N(2))-dimethyltransferase, translating to MRVTEGKVEFEVPDARDGASEGRGDDVFYNPTQELNRDVTVAVLRAYADREPRAESYLDATTASGVRALRAASEGWAVTAADTDPDAVSLARENFDRADLPGEVVERNANALMHESTFDVIDVDPFGTPVPFADAAFVGARDLVAVTATDTAPLCGAHFESGVRSYGAVPRNTDYHPEMGLRVLLSAMVRTAARYDIAARPVCSHVSRHYARTYLELDGRATKADDCIDELGYVHHCEDCLTREHEFGLIAHPPDDCPACGGNRVVTAGPLWLGAIRDREFVAAVRDAVDDGMGEAARARRMLDTVAAELDEPTHYDQHRLCKQWGRSANAMDEFLSDLRAAGYEASRAHYGGTTFKTDADVAAIRSATAE from the coding sequence ATGCGCGTCACCGAGGGAAAGGTGGAGTTCGAGGTGCCCGACGCCCGCGACGGCGCGAGCGAGGGCCGCGGCGACGACGTCTTCTACAACCCGACACAGGAGTTGAACCGCGACGTTACCGTCGCCGTCCTCCGGGCCTACGCCGACCGCGAACCCCGCGCCGAGTCGTACCTCGATGCGACGACCGCCAGCGGCGTCCGTGCGCTCCGTGCAGCCAGCGAGGGGTGGGCCGTGACCGCCGCAGACACCGATCCCGACGCCGTTTCCCTCGCCCGGGAGAACTTCGACCGTGCCGACCTGCCCGGCGAGGTGGTCGAGCGAAACGCCAACGCCCTCATGCACGAGTCGACGTTCGACGTGATCGACGTCGATCCCTTCGGGACGCCCGTCCCCTTCGCGGACGCGGCGTTCGTCGGCGCCCGCGACCTGGTCGCTGTCACCGCCACCGACACCGCGCCGCTCTGTGGCGCCCACTTCGAGAGTGGCGTTCGCTCGTACGGAGCGGTCCCGCGCAACACCGACTACCACCCCGAGATGGGACTGCGCGTCCTGCTCTCGGCGATGGTGCGGACCGCCGCCCGCTACGACATCGCCGCGCGTCCCGTCTGCTCGCACGTCTCCCGTCACTACGCCCGGACCTACCTCGAACTCGACGGCCGGGCGACGAAAGCCGACGACTGCATCGACGAACTCGGCTACGTCCACCACTGCGAGGACTGTCTCACCCGCGAACACGAGTTCGGCCTGATCGCTCACCCGCCCGACGACTGCCCCGCCTGTGGCGGGAATCGCGTCGTCACCGCCGGCCCCCTCTGGCTCGGCGCGATCCGCGACCGCGAGTTCGTCGCCGCCGTCCGCGACGCCGTCGACGACGGCATGGGCGAGGCCGCCCGCGCCCGTCGGATGCTCGACACGGTCGCGGCGGAACTCGACGAACCAACTCACTACGACCAGCACCGCCTCTGCAAGCAGTGGGGCCGCTCGGCCAACGCGATGGACGAGTTCCTGTCCGACCTCCGAGCCGCCGGGTACGAGGCCTCCCGCGCCCACTACGGCGGGACGACGTTCAAGACCGACGCCGACGTGGCCGCCATCCGGTCGGCGACGGCCGAGTGA
- a CDS encoding amino acid permease, with protein sequence MVEHRRTLDFKIAFAIGLGTMIAAGIFSLSGTAVAEIGSSAIVAFVLAALVAGLTAASYSEFASIYAENGGGYLFSARTLEHETLIYAVGAMLFLGYTGTTAFYLATMDEWFFRFVLPESLHFLPHGTTGVVAALLLGTLNARGTEESGTFQLVVTGAKVAVLVAFVAGAFSFRGPSAAVGTFTARFSADFVGIVTIAALAFITFFGFSAIAASAGEIVEPRKTVPRAIAASIVTVTVLYALVIVAMVNSPVPAEIIAEEGETAMGRVAAGFLGPAGRSLIVAGAVFSMVSASNASILAASGIGSLMGRQGQAPRPFSRIHTRYGTPFWSVVATTATIVTLIVVFIGLFPAEGGLLPVELTLALPALGPLTLTELGLTTLTGFATLNLLLPLSVVNVALIYSRRRFPDLERGFRVPGVPVVPVLGVLANLALISNLPVKGVLVGLLLVALLLAGYLAWGGAPGVEELFERVVPPSRSGTAAGTGAAPETTEEATGRHRILVAVARPERAARYASLAATLGRLRDDDPFVQVVNVTHIPDQTPWETVEDTARRRTARIEEHLADADVDADYTVEGHVCQDVAFDIVQTARDDDADLIIMGYPEEHTRIAEQVEYTAPCGVLFASGVSDPDTSVVNVGAGGGPHHLGLLPLVERMGQEGSELHVINVDPEGGNGRRENTEATIAGLSGAPSVQVQNVRAATVAEGLVRTATENGGILVIGATRTRRLRRWVFGSTPDGVIDLADGTDLPVLVYASPRGVHGPIEDYIYPIYRALTGRRRGPANGSDGSASRADGRSR encoded by the coding sequence ATGGTCGAGCACAGACGGACGCTTGATTTCAAAATCGCCTTCGCCATCGGGCTGGGGACGATGATCGCCGCGGGGATCTTCTCGCTCTCGGGAACCGCGGTCGCCGAAATCGGCAGTAGCGCCATCGTCGCGTTCGTCCTCGCGGCCCTCGTCGCCGGTCTGACCGCCGCCTCTTACTCCGAATTCGCCTCCATCTACGCGGAAAACGGCGGCGGATACCTCTTCTCGGCGCGCACGCTCGAACACGAGACGCTGATCTACGCCGTCGGCGCGATGCTCTTTCTCGGCTACACCGGCACGACCGCATTCTACCTCGCGACCATGGACGAGTGGTTCTTCAGGTTCGTTCTCCCCGAATCCTTGCACTTTCTCCCCCACGGAACGACCGGGGTCGTCGCCGCCCTGTTGCTCGGGACGCTCAACGCCCGCGGCACCGAGGAGAGCGGCACCTTCCAGTTGGTCGTCACCGGCGCGAAGGTGGCCGTCCTCGTCGCCTTCGTCGCCGGTGCGTTCAGTTTCCGCGGCCCGTCCGCCGCCGTCGGGACCTTCACCGCGCGGTTCTCGGCCGATTTCGTCGGTATCGTCACCATCGCCGCCCTCGCGTTCATCACTTTCTTTGGCTTCTCCGCCATCGCGGCGAGTGCCGGTGAGATCGTCGAACCCCGCAAGACGGTGCCGCGGGCCATCGCGGCCAGCATCGTCACCGTGACCGTCCTCTACGCGCTGGTGATCGTCGCGATGGTCAACTCGCCCGTCCCCGCCGAGATCATCGCCGAGGAGGGTGAGACGGCGATGGGCCGCGTCGCCGCCGGGTTCCTCGGCCCCGCCGGTCGGTCGCTGATCGTCGCCGGCGCCGTCTTCAGCATGGTCAGCGCCTCCAATGCGAGTATTCTCGCCGCCAGCGGCATCGGATCGCTCATGGGACGACAGGGACAGGCCCCACGTCCCTTCTCCCGCATCCACACCCGGTACGGCACGCCCTTCTGGAGCGTCGTGGCCACGACGGCCACCATCGTCACCCTCATCGTCGTCTTCATCGGCCTGTTCCCCGCCGAGGGCGGACTCCTCCCCGTCGAACTCACCCTGGCGCTCCCGGCGCTCGGTCCGCTCACGCTGACCGAACTCGGCCTCACGACGCTCACCGGGTTCGCGACGCTCAACCTCCTGCTTCCCCTCTCGGTCGTCAACGTCGCACTCATCTACTCCAGACGCCGCTTCCCGGATCTGGAACGGGGTTTCCGGGTGCCCGGCGTCCCCGTCGTCCCAGTCCTCGGTGTCCTCGCCAACCTCGCACTCATCTCGAACCTGCCGGTCAAGGGCGTCCTCGTGGGCCTGCTCCTCGTCGCTCTCCTCCTCGCGGGCTACCTCGCCTGGGGTGGCGCCCCCGGCGTCGAGGAACTGTTCGAACGGGTGGTGCCCCCCTCCCGGTCCGGGACGGCCGCGGGGACCGGCGCCGCGCCCGAGACCACCGAGGAAGCGACCGGCCGCCACCGCATTCTCGTCGCCGTCGCCCGCCCGGAGCGGGCGGCCCGGTACGCCTCGCTCGCGGCGACGCTCGGTCGTCTCCGGGACGACGACCCGTTCGTGCAGGTCGTCAACGTCACTCACATCCCGGATCAAACCCCGTGGGAAACCGTCGAGGACACCGCGCGCCGGCGGACGGCCCGCATCGAGGAGCACCTCGCCGACGCCGACGTCGACGCCGACTACACCGTCGAGGGCCACGTCTGTCAGGACGTCGCCTTCGACATCGTCCAGACCGCCCGCGACGACGACGCCGACCTGATCATCATGGGCTACCCCGAGGAGCACACGCGCATCGCGGAGCAAGTGGAGTACACCGCTCCCTGTGGCGTCCTCTTTGCCAGCGGCGTCTCCGACCCCGACACGAGCGTCGTCAACGTCGGTGCCGGCGGCGGCCCTCACCACCTCGGCCTCCTGCCCCTGGTCGAGCGGATGGGCCAGGAGGGCTCCGAACTCCACGTCATCAACGTCGACCCCGAGGGTGGCAACGGCCGCCGGGAGAACACCGAGGCGACCATCGCCGGTCTCTCCGGGGCACCTTCGGTGCAGGTCCAGAACGTCCGCGCCGCGACCGTCGCGGAGGGCCTGGTCCGGACGGCCACGGAGAACGGCGGCATCCTCGTCATCGGCGCTACCCGCACCCGTCGGCTCCGGCGCTGGGTGTTCGGCAGCACCCCGGATGGCGTCATCGACCTCGCGGACGGCACGGACCTTCCAGTCCTCGTTTACGCCAGCCCGCGGGGCGTCCACGGTCCCATCGAGGACTACATCTACCCAATCTATCGCGCCCTCACGGGACGGCGGCGCGGCCCCGCGAACGGCTCCGATGGGTCGGCGTCACGGGCCGACGGTCGGTCTCGCTGA